Proteins from a genomic interval of Candidatus Babela massiliensis:
- the thyX gene encoding FAD-dependent thymidylate synthase, whose product MEDDNKKQKDLNSVLTEFLEDSYSKDTDSISKKLDPLEDNISSLELIRVSGSDLDIVNAARVSYGKVSTEVNERDEKLINYLMQYDHTSPFEHNQLSFRVKCPIYVSRQWMRHRMNSYNEISYRYVKADLEFYIPKNWRYQDKNNKQGSTGSFVDENLTQIYKDSIEKIMKNYELLLEKGVSREQARGLLPLATYTEFIYTCNLHSLMHFLKLRLSKDAQYEIRAYAKGLLELAKPHFPVALNAWQIKHGIFDII is encoded by the coding sequence ATGGAAGATGACAATAAGAAGCAAAAAGATTTAAATAGCGTATTGACTGAGTTTTTGGAAGATAGTTATAGCAAAGATACTGATTCAATATCGAAAAAGCTTGACCCTCTTGAAGATAATATTAGTTCTTTAGAGTTGATAAGAGTGTCCGGATCTGATTTAGATATTGTTAATGCTGCTCGTGTATCTTATGGTAAAGTTAGTACTGAGGTAAATGAAAGAGATGAAAAGTTAATTAATTATTTAATGCAGTATGACCATACAAGTCCTTTTGAACATAATCAATTATCTTTTAGAGTAAAGTGTCCTATTTATGTATCAAGACAATGGATGAGACATAGAATGAATTCTTATAACGAAATTAGCTATAGATATGTAAAAGCAGATCTTGAATTTTATATTCCTAAAAATTGGCGGTACCAGGATAAAAATAATAAGCAAGGTTCTACAGGGTCTTTTGTTGATGAAAATTTAACTCAAATTTACAAAGATTCTATTGAAAAAATAATGAAAAATTATGAATTATTACTAGAAAAAGGTGTGTCAAGAGAACAAGCAAGAGGATTGTTGCCATTAGCAACTTATACTGAATTTATATATACATGCAATTTACATTCTCTTATGCATTTTCTAAAATTAAGATTAAGTAAAGATGCTCAATATGAGATACGTGCTTATGCAAAAGGGCTATTAGAACTTGCAAAGCCACATTTTCCAGTAGCATTAAATGCATGGCAAATAAAACATGGAATTTTTGACATTATTTAA
- the rpmA gene encoding 50S ribosomal protein L27: protein MATSKSGGSTQNGRDSISKRLGVKLFDGQKVSGGEIIVRQRGTKFHPGNNAGIGKDYTIFALGSGVVKFHWGPKGRKYISIVQP from the coding sequence ATGGCAACTAGTAAATCCGGTGGATCGACCCAGAATGGCCGGGATAGTATAAGCAAACGTTTAGGTGTTAAACTGTTTGATGGACAAAAAGTAAGCGGTGGAGAAATTATAGTTCGCCAAAGAGGTACTAAATTTCATCCTGGAAATAATGCTGGTATAGGTAAAGACTATACAATATTTGCCTTAGGTTCTGGTGTAGTAAAGTTTCACTGGGGTCCAAAAGGTCGTAAATATATTTCTATAGTTCAGCCTTAA
- the secF gene encoding protein translocase subunit SecF, with protein sequence MFNFLRYSNRQAVEHPIDFMKYNWLSLILSALLIFTFSGFYLYRYFKTGSAFNYSVDFTGGIQTLLKFNKPVKSQDIIRILDEKGWPGTIAREFSEKEQLIRIKKEAKDVKEEAENIKKAIEASLDNSYKVEILKTDSVGGATGSRLWLKSFYAIVLSLIAMLLYIAFRFFSFSYAMGAVVSLFHDALAILTVFLIFDKEISINVIGAILAVLGYSINDTIVIFSRVKDNIKKYPNKSIREVINISITETLSRTILTTISTLLVVVSLSIFGGETLRDLSLALLVGIVFGIYSTIFIANPVLLLLYKDNKVKK encoded by the coding sequence ATGTTTAATTTCTTAAGATATTCAAACCGTCAGGCTGTTGAACATCCAATTGATTTTATGAAATACAATTGGCTTTCACTTATTCTTTCAGCATTATTAATTTTTACTTTTTCAGGATTTTATTTATATAGATATTTTAAAACTGGTTCTGCTTTTAATTATAGCGTTGATTTTACAGGCGGCATTCAAACTTTATTAAAATTTAATAAACCAGTAAAGTCCCAGGATATTATAAGAATATTAGACGAAAAGGGTTGGCCTGGCACAATAGCTCGTGAATTCTCAGAAAAAGAACAGCTCATAAGAATTAAAAAAGAAGCAAAAGATGTAAAAGAGGAAGCAGAAAATATAAAAAAAGCAATAGAGGCTAGCCTTGATAATAGCTATAAGGTTGAAATTTTAAAGACCGATAGTGTTGGAGGAGCTACAGGAAGTAGATTATGGCTAAAATCTTTTTATGCTATAGTTTTATCTTTAATAGCGATGCTTTTATATATTGCTTTTAGATTTTTTTCTTTCTCTTATGCTATGGGAGCAGTCGTTTCATTATTTCATGATGCGCTTGCTATTTTAACTGTATTTTTAATTTTCGATAAGGAAATTTCTATAAACGTAATAGGAGCTATATTAGCCGTCTTAGGTTACTCTATTAACGATACAATAGTTATATTTTCAAGAGTTAAAGATAATATAAAAAAATATCCTAATAAATCTATAAGAGAGGTAATTAATATAAGTATAACTGAAACTTTAAGTAGAACTATATTAACTACTATATCTACTTTATTAGTTGTAGTTTCTTTATCAATTTTCGGTGGAGAAACATTAAGAGATCTTTCTTTAGCTCTTTTAGTTGGGATAGTTTTTGGTATTTATTCAACTATTTTTATTGCAAATCCTGTACTGCTATTATTATATAAAGATAATAAAGTCAAAAAATGA
- the rho gene encoding transcription termination factor Rho, whose translation MNEQDLVQLSLSDLQGQAKRLGVIGSTLMSKNELIRVIEEYEKEPEKEREVEGVLERLPDGFGFLRSSKFDYVSGPDDIYVSPSQIRRFGLRTGDTVSGVIRKPKEGEKYFALLKINKVNFKDPSQLIDRNYFDRLSPLHPNKKFTLEHDTSVISTRIMDLFTPIGKGQRGLVVAPPKVGKTILLKEVAQSILSNNPEVYLIVLLIDERPEEVTDMRRTVKGQNAEVISSTFDESAERHVAVAELVLEKAKRLVEVGNDVVILLDSITRLARAYNTIAPSSGKVLTGGIDANALQRPKRFFGAARNTEDGGTLTIIATALIETGSRMDEVIYEEFKGTGNMEMHMSRKVANRRTFPAFDLLSSGTRREELLLNESELNKLWVLRKFLSSMNTIEGIEFLIDKIKKFKTNEEFLDAMNKKNGSSE comes from the coding sequence ATGAACGAACAAGATTTAGTTCAATTAAGCCTTTCAGATTTGCAGGGACAAGCAAAAAGGCTTGGCGTAATTGGTTCAACGCTAATGTCTAAAAATGAACTTATTAGAGTCATTGAAGAATATGAAAAAGAACCTGAAAAAGAAAGAGAAGTAGAAGGAGTTCTTGAAAGACTTCCAGATGGATTTGGATTTTTGAGATCTTCCAAATTTGATTATGTTTCTGGACCTGATGATATTTATGTTTCGCCTTCTCAGATTCGACGTTTTGGTCTTAGAACTGGAGATACAGTTTCAGGTGTTATTAGAAAACCCAAAGAAGGTGAAAAATATTTTGCTTTATTAAAAATAAATAAAGTTAATTTTAAAGATCCTTCTCAATTAATTGATAGAAATTATTTTGATCGCTTATCTCCATTACATCCAAATAAAAAATTTACATTAGAACACGATACCTCAGTTATATCAACTCGTATTATGGATCTTTTTACTCCTATTGGTAAAGGTCAAAGAGGTTTAGTAGTAGCACCGCCAAAAGTAGGGAAAACTATTTTACTTAAAGAAGTTGCTCAATCTATTTTATCTAATAATCCTGAAGTTTATTTAATAGTTTTATTAATAGATGAGCGACCTGAAGAAGTTACCGATATGCGTCGTACGGTTAAAGGCCAAAATGCTGAAGTTATAAGTTCAACATTTGACGAGTCTGCTGAAAGACATGTAGCAGTAGCTGAATTAGTTCTTGAAAAAGCAAAACGTTTAGTTGAGGTTGGTAATGACGTTGTTATATTATTAGACTCTATTACACGTCTGGCTCGTGCTTATAATACCATTGCACCTTCTTCTGGTAAAGTGTTAACTGGAGGTATTGATGCTAATGCGCTTCAAAGGCCTAAGAGATTTTTCGGTGCTGCTCGTAATACTGAAGATGGAGGAACCTTAACTATTATAGCAACTGCCTTGATAGAAACTGGATCTCGTATGGATGAAGTCATCTATGAGGAATTTAAAGGTACAGGTAATATGGAAATGCATATGAGTCGCAAAGTAGCAAATCGTAGAACATTCCCAGCGTTTGACTTATTATCCTCTGGTACTCGACGTGAAGAATTACTGTTAAATGAATCAGAATTAAATAAACTTTGGGTTTTAAGAAAATTCTTGAGCTCAATGAACACCATAGAGGGGATAGAATTCCTTATTGATAAAATTAAAAAATTCAAAACAAATGAAGAATTTTTAGATGCAATGAATAAAAAGAATGGCTCTTCAGAATAA
- the tsaD gene encoding tRNA (adenosine(37)-N6)-threonylcarbamoyltransferase complex transferase subunit TsaD, protein MPKILAIESSCDDTGAAVYVTENKDNKMLSSVLYSQIKNHKKFGGVVPEIASRSHLEKIRSIVESALNNAQTSLDNIDIIAVTHKPGLPGSLLVGLSFAKALAWSKGKKLIGVNHLEGHIFSACIENNIPFPFLCITASGGHTALYIVHDYGKFELLGQTLDDAAGEAFDKVSKLIGLEYPGGPIIEQLAKEVNFQDYFDYPRAMPHSYNFSFSGLKTAVLYDLIKKGAYDPKEKKLLNHDLYFKKQVSSSLLNSISDIFKQKIILALKNNINIKAVAFVGGVACNQYIRQKLQDVCNRNKVSFFTPSPKYCTDNAAMIAYVANYKALNNQYSDFSLDIY, encoded by the coding sequence ATGCCAAAGATACTAGCAATCGAAAGCTCATGCGATGATACGGGAGCTGCCGTTTATGTAACTGAAAATAAAGATAATAAAATGTTATCTAGCGTACTTTACTCTCAAATAAAAAATCATAAGAAATTTGGCGGCGTAGTACCTGAGATAGCATCTAGATCTCATCTTGAAAAAATAAGATCAATAGTAGAATCTGCTTTAAATAATGCTCAAACCTCTTTAGATAATATAGATATTATAGCTGTAACTCATAAACCAGGCTTGCCTGGTTCTTTATTAGTAGGTCTAAGCTTTGCAAAAGCTCTTGCCTGGTCTAAAGGTAAAAAGTTAATAGGAGTCAACCATTTAGAAGGTCACATATTCTCAGCTTGCATTGAAAATAATATTCCTTTTCCTTTCTTATGTATAACAGCTTCAGGAGGACACACTGCACTATATATTGTACATGATTATGGAAAGTTTGAACTTTTAGGTCAAACTTTAGATGACGCTGCCGGCGAAGCTTTTGATAAAGTATCAAAGCTAATAGGACTTGAATATCCTGGAGGCCCTATAATTGAACAATTAGCAAAAGAGGTAAATTTTCAAGATTACTTTGATTATCCAAGAGCTATGCCACATAGCTATAATTTTAGCTTTTCAGGACTTAAGACAGCGGTTTTATATGATTTAATAAAAAAAGGTGCTTATGATCCTAAAGAAAAAAAATTATTAAATCATGATCTTTACTTTAAAAAACAAGTATCAAGTTCTTTATTAAATTCAATTTCCGATATATTTAAACAAAAAATTATATTAGCTTTAAAAAATAACATAAACATTAAGGCTGTTGCATTTGTTGGAGGAGTTGCTTGTAACCAATATATACGACAAAAATTGCAAGATGTCTGTAATAGAAATAAAGTATCATTTTTTACTCCAAGTCCAAAGTATTGTACTGATAATGCTGCAATGATAGCCTATGTGGCTAATTACAAAGCATTAAACAATCAATATTCCGATTTTTCTCTTGATATTTATTAA
- a CDS encoding DUF2062 domain-containing protein codes for MILDKIKNFFLKLILEESSLKKLTLSFCFGNFIAWSATIPLQTPLIFLFSWLFRLNTKVTFATVYLISNPLTIVPIYAIDYAFGNWFLNTFLKIDTIKYNPAFAQTFSNFLNRYIDLSRILSGSSFCFWCLLIGGIVLPIILSIILYPIMKVVFDKLIKLYKNNVKNRENLRLDHEDNISK; via the coding sequence ATGATTTTAGATAAAATAAAAAACTTTTTTCTTAAATTAATTTTAGAAGAAAGTTCATTAAAAAAATTGACACTTTCATTTTGTTTTGGAAATTTTATTGCTTGGTCGGCTACTATACCGTTACAGACTCCTTTAATTTTTTTATTCAGTTGGCTTTTTAGATTGAATACTAAAGTAACTTTTGCGACTGTATATCTTATTAGTAATCCTTTAACCATTGTACCAATTTATGCCATTGATTATGCTTTTGGCAATTGGTTTTTAAATACTTTTTTAAAGATCGATACAATTAAATATAATCCAGCTTTTGCGCAAACTTTTAGTAACTTTTTAAATCGTTATATTGATTTAAGTCGTATTTTATCAGGCTCAAGCTTCTGTTTTTGGTGTTTACTTATAGGTGGGATTGTTTTGCCGATTATTTTAAGTATTATATTGTATCCGATTATGAAAGTTGTGTTTGATAAATTAATTAAATTGTACAAGAATAACGTTAAAAATCGAGAGAATTTAAGATTAGATCATGAAGATAATATCTCAAAATAA
- the smpB gene encoding SsrA-binding protein SmpB, with protein MKIISQNKKAFFDYDILERIEAGIVLTGDEVKSLRAGHISMVGSFATVHDNEINLINLNISSYSHAYSKSSDEKHTRRTRKLLLNRREINRLIGDISRKGVTIVPLKVYFNQKGKVKVELGIAKHKKAHSKKEELKEKDIARQTRRELKNHY; from the coding sequence ATGAAGATAATATCTCAAAATAAAAAAGCATTTTTTGATTATGATATACTTGAAAGAATAGAAGCTGGTATTGTTTTGACAGGAGATGAAGTTAAATCTTTAAGAGCAGGACATATATCTATGGTTGGTTCTTTTGCAACAGTTCATGATAATGAGATTAATTTAATAAATTTAAATATATCTTCCTATTCTCATGCTTACAGTAAATCATCAGATGAAAAACATACAAGACGTACACGCAAATTACTTTTAAATAGGCGAGAAATCAATAGATTAATAGGTGATATTTCTCGTAAAGGTGTTACTATAGTACCTTTAAAGGTATATTTTAATCAAAAAGGTAAAGTTAAAGTTGAATTAGGTATTGCAAAACATAAAAAAGCGCACTCTAAAAAAGAAGAACTTAAAGAAAAGGATATAGCAAGGCAAACAAGAAGAGAACTGAAAAATCATTATTAA
- a CDS encoding tetratricopeptide repeat protein, with protein sequence MVKKHLLALLLFNLVFYNYAIISNNNIASEESWDICNKGTEFYGNNDFENAEKFWLLAAEKGCEYAEYHLGMLYLFKKVDLNLAKNYFLGVIEKIATGNKDLKAAAQVALSTLYLKENNLKEAKKYALESIKNQCYEGYHNLGIVYQWKNKIQKAKEYYLLASANNILAANYHLGLIYEDESDLEKAKKIYELAAEQGYELAQHNLAFLYEKEKDIEKAKYYYTLAADQNLIESQISLARIYYYENNLEKAKYYLSIGVNQGNEEAKRLLDIISK encoded by the coding sequence ATGGTAAAAAAACATTTGCTAGCGTTATTATTATTTAATTTAGTGTTTTACAACTATGCTATAATTTCAAATAATAATATTGCAAGTGAAGAAAGCTGGGACATATGTAATAAAGGTACAGAGTTTTATGGTAATAATGATTTTGAAAATGCAGAAAAGTTTTGGCTTTTAGCAGCAGAAAAGGGTTGTGAATATGCTGAATACCATTTGGGAATGTTGTATTTGTTTAAAAAAGTTGATTTAAATTTAGCTAAAAATTACTTTTTAGGTGTAATTGAAAAAATAGCTACTGGTAATAAAGACTTAAAAGCTGCAGCGCAGGTAGCTTTAAGTACATTATATCTTAAAGAAAATAATCTTAAAGAAGCAAAAAAATATGCCTTAGAGTCTATTAAGAATCAATGCTATGAAGGTTATCATAACTTAGGTATTGTATATCAGTGGAAAAATAAAATCCAAAAAGCAAAAGAATATTATTTGCTTGCTTCAGCTAATAATATTCTTGCTGCTAACTATCATTTGGGTTTAATTTATGAAGACGAAAGTGATCTGGAAAAAGCTAAGAAAATTTACGAATTAGCTGCTGAGCAGGGGTATGAATTGGCACAACATAATTTAGCCTTTTTATATGAAAAAGAAAAAGACATTGAAAAAGCTAAATATTATTATACTTTGGCAGCTGATCAAAATCTTATAGAGTCTCAGATAAGTTTAGCTAGAATATATTATTATGAAAATAATTTAGAAAAAGCTAAATATTATTTATCTATTGGAGTTAATCAAGGAAATGAAGAAGCTAAAAGACTTTTAGATATAATATCTAAGTAA
- a CDS encoding ankyrin repeat domain-containing protein codes for MEVIKNKQLPILPPEILITIFEHLVNQHLNNEKNCLFCFYEKLNERKNLKSDLVNLRLINKNCKNLIDQYLIKNTIKLKQKIYNNFTNQIISKNKLNSTQLNLKLSIVLNQNKYTYKELKLGIISIICGADPDFKGKLDKTLLIILAQYGYVGLLHILLETKANIDLQNIYGNTALIESLKHQHKNIAKLLINRNANINLIGKNGITALILSCKKGYQDIVKLLLIKGANTTIKDKNGYTALDWAIKNRNKNLIKLLTKKPLTCFRQ; via the coding sequence ATGGAAGTAATAAAAAACAAACAGCTTCCAATACTACCACCCGAGATATTAATTACTATCTTTGAACATCTAGTAAATCAGCATCTTAATAATGAAAAAAATTGTCTTTTCTGTTTTTATGAAAAACTTAATGAAAGAAAAAACTTAAAATCAGATCTTGTAAATTTACGATTAATAAATAAAAATTGTAAAAATTTAATAGATCAATATTTAATTAAAAATACCATAAAATTAAAACAAAAAATCTATAATAATTTTACAAATCAGATAATATCTAAAAACAAATTAAATTCTACTCAACTTAATTTAAAATTGAGTATAGTATTAAACCAAAATAAATATACCTATAAGGAACTTAAATTAGGAATTATATCTATAATTTGTGGAGCAGATCCAGATTTTAAGGGCAAATTAGATAAAACATTATTAATAATTCTAGCTCAATACGGTTATGTTGGATTACTTCATATATTACTTGAAACAAAAGCCAATATTGATTTACAAAATATCTATGGAAATACTGCTCTAATAGAATCCTTAAAGCATCAACATAAAAATATAGCCAAATTACTTATCAATAGAAATGCTAATATAAATCTTATAGGAAAAAACGGAATTACTGCTTTGATTTTGTCATGCAAAAAAGGTTACCAAGATATAGTAAAATTACTCTTAATTAAGGGGGCTAATACTACAATCAAAGATAAAAATGGTTATACTGCTTTAGACTGGGCTATAAAAAATAGAAATAAGAACTTAATTAAACTATTAACCAAAAAACCTTTAACATGTTTTCGTCAATAG
- a CDS encoding cation diffusion facilitator family transporter, with amino-acid sequence MNLSNKDKKDLDFRLQLGIALNTLFTIVEFFIGFFSGSLALISDAAHNLTDVLSLIISFTAQKLSLKQPDNKKTFGYGRITILAALLNIIILCILTLYIFIEIYQRFYEPESISGTLVTITSLVGIIVNGGIALLFLKYKSDLNIKSSLINMIFDAIASAGAFVSGIIITLTNNTFIDLIISSFIGLMLIFNIFKLLKEVIHILLEGTPEHINVKQVKKEIEQLDLVKKVEHLHIWSISSYNVSLSCHIIIDRDKLDQSIEIVQKVKDLLKNRFNITHATIEVNTEICDKNGCSLVYK; translated from the coding sequence ATGAACTTAAGTAATAAAGACAAAAAAGATCTAGATTTCCGGCTTCAGTTAGGAATTGCATTAAATACCCTATTTACTATAGTAGAGTTCTTTATTGGATTTTTTTCAGGTAGTTTAGCTTTAATATCTGATGCAGCTCATAATCTTACAGATGTATTGAGTTTAATAATATCATTTACTGCACAAAAGTTATCTTTAAAACAACCTGATAATAAAAAAACATTTGGATATGGACGTATCACTATTTTGGCAGCATTACTGAATATAATTATACTTTGTATACTTACTTTATATATTTTTATCGAAATATATCAAAGATTTTATGAACCAGAGTCTATTAGTGGTACTTTAGTGACAATCACTAGTTTAGTGGGAATTATTGTCAATGGTGGAATAGCTTTATTATTTTTAAAATATAAATCAGATTTAAATATAAAAAGTTCTTTAATTAATATGATATTTGATGCCATTGCCTCAGCAGGAGCTTTTGTCTCAGGTATTATTATAACTTTGACTAATAACACCTTCATAGATTTAATTATAAGTTCCTTTATAGGTTTAATGTTAATCTTTAATATTTTTAAATTGCTCAAAGAGGTAATACATATCCTACTGGAAGGTACTCCTGAACATATAAACGTAAAACAAGTAAAAAAAGAAATCGAACAATTAGACTTGGTAAAAAAAGTAGAACATTTACATATTTGGAGTATATCTTCTTATAACGTTTCTTTAAGTTGTCATATAATCATAGATAGAGATAAATTAGATCAATCTATAGAAATAGTTCAAAAGGTAAAAGATTTATTAAAAAATCGCTTTAATATAACTCATGCAACAATAGAAGTAAATACAGAAATTTGTGATAAAAATGGTTGTAGCCTAGTATATAAATAA
- a CDS encoding OmpH family outer membrane protein, whose product MKTRVVKFLFMSIMFTSIFSSFLFGATERKSSGSKQQDSKRTSMEPKNVYVDLTRILTFDPNLLSSSSLEWRKHYTKLQSMLEPIEGELKALEEKFAKVKSEFESLQKSSVASNEALQSKYQEAAKAQVELEQRMREREQFAQDELKKIQFQLSPKIEKAIKEVRKAGGYQLVLRKEFVLDAEEGLDVTNDVLSLMNKEYQEEESRAKTKDQQK is encoded by the coding sequence ATGAAGACAAGAGTTGTAAAATTTTTATTTATGTCTATAATGTTTACATCAATATTTTCATCATTTTTATTTGGTGCTACAGAGCGCAAATCAAGCGGTTCTAAGCAACAAGATAGCAAAAGGACATCTATGGAACCTAAAAATGTATATGTGGATTTAACCAGAATTCTTACATTTGATCCTAATTTATTATCATCATCTTCTTTGGAATGGCGTAAACATTATACAAAGCTTCAAAGTATGCTAGAACCAATTGAAGGCGAATTAAAAGCATTAGAAGAAAAGTTTGCAAAGGTTAAAAGCGAATTTGAATCTCTTCAAAAAAGCAGCGTAGCTTCCAATGAAGCTTTACAAAGCAAATATCAAGAAGCAGCTAAAGCGCAAGTAGAGTTAGAGCAACGTATGAGAGAACGCGAGCAGTTTGCACAAGATGAACTCAAGAAGATACAATTTCAACTTTCTCCAAAAATTGAAAAAGCGATAAAAGAAGTAAGAAAAGCTGGTGGTTATCAATTAGTATTAAGAAAAGAATTTGTATTAGATGCAGAAGAAGGTCTTGATGTTACTAATGATGTTCTATCTCTTATGAATAAAGAGTATCAAGAAGAAGAATCTAGAGCAAAGACAAAAGATCAACAAAAGTAG
- the pth gene encoding aminoacyl-tRNA hydrolase produces the protein MNNSQIKAIIGLGNPGNPYKNTRHNIGFRIVDAIAQEYNGIWRKKDNMEIAEISINSHKVMLIKPQTFMNSSGQVLPYLKKQGINSDQILVAHDELEMSFGKMGLKFGGSAKGHNGLKSIISQIGPDFWRLRFGIGRPENKEDVPNYVLQNFDKSQDINIVYLINESIVLTLNQFFNNKV, from the coding sequence ATGAATAATTCACAAATTAAAGCTATTATAGGATTAGGTAATCCTGGTAATCCTTATAAAAATACAAGACACAATATTGGATTTAGAATAGTAGACGCTATTGCTCAAGAATATAACGGAATTTGGCGTAAAAAAGATAACATGGAAATTGCAGAAATTTCTATCAATAGTCATAAAGTTATGCTTATAAAGCCTCAAACTTTTATGAACTCTTCGGGGCAAGTTTTGCCATATTTAAAAAAGCAAGGTATTAATTCTGATCAAATATTAGTTGCTCACGATGAACTTGAAATGTCCTTTGGTAAAATGGGATTAAAATTTGGGGGTAGTGCTAAAGGTCACAATGGTCTGAAATCTATAATTTCACAAATAGGACCAGATTTTTGGCGTTTAAGATTTGGTATAGGACGTCCTGAAAATAAAGAAGATGTACCAAATTATGTTCTTCAAAATTTTGATAAATCTCAAGATATTAATATAGTTTATTTAATAAATGAGTCCATTGTCTTAACCCTAAATCAATTTTTTAATAATAAAGTATAA
- a CDS encoding ankyrin repeat domain-containing protein, with protein sequence MLKKFNILLISIFFVSFSTNCMSRTKKLRSFYIPRFTKRVNMPTSTNLNLILDGQSKFLTTNKKRFMVVGSMLFGTGTLYSYAAKYKTHSNLIDLLDKKTSSKPDCFNALSNILKKIDSAGVVNIQDEYGFTALFYAILDGQVNVVRALLKTQDVDIVSPLVLNFTPLDYAVLHGKIEIVELLIHYLGNDCNVKQAALIMASRYGRKDIVKILIQSGTNVNAKNKSGNSALLEATQNGHKEIVQMLIDSGADVNVQDKDGNTALIRAAQNDNLNIIKCLINSNANLLEKNNKGESIYTILYKKRGNGIDKFIEELLLNKEVNLKENSIKYALQSCMLNF encoded by the coding sequence ATGTTAAAAAAATTTAATATATTATTGATTTCTATATTTTTTGTATCTTTTTCTACAAATTGTATGTCTAGGACTAAAAAATTAAGATCATTTTATATTCCGCGCTTTACAAAACGAGTAAATATGCCTACTAGTACTAACTTAAATTTAATTTTAGATGGGCAAAGTAAATTTTTAACTACAAATAAGAAGCGTTTTATGGTTGTAGGTTCGATGTTATTTGGAACAGGAACCTTATATTCTTATGCTGCAAAATATAAAACTCATTCTAACTTAATAGACTTGCTTGATAAAAAAACTTCATCTAAACCAGATTGTTTTAATGCTCTTTCTAATATTTTGAAAAAGATAGATTCGGCAGGAGTTGTTAATATTCAAGATGAATATGGATTTACAGCCTTATTTTATGCAATTTTAGATGGTCAAGTAAACGTAGTGAGAGCTTTATTAAAAACTCAAGATGTAGATATTGTAAGTCCTTTAGTTCTTAATTTTACTCCTCTAGATTATGCAGTTTTGCATGGTAAAATAGAGATTGTAGAGTTATTGATTCATTATTTAGGAAATGATTGTAATGTTAAACAAGCTGCTCTAATCATGGCCTCTCGATATGGTCGCAAGGATATAGTAAAAATACTTATTCAATCGGGTACTAATGTTAATGCTAAAAATAAGTCTGGCAATTCGGCTTTATTAGAGGCTACTCAAAATGGTCATAAAGAAATAGTACAGATGCTTATTGATTCCGGTGCTGATGTTAATGTTCAAGATAAAGATGGCAATACTGCTTTAATTCGAGCGGCACAAAATGATAACCTAAATATAATAAAATGTCTTATCAATTCTAATGCAAACCTTTTAGAAAAAAATAATAAAGGGGAAAGTATTTATACTATATTGTATAAAAAAAGAGGAAATGGGATAGATAAATTTATAGAAGAACTGCTTCTTAATAAAGAAGTCAATTTAAAAGAAAATTCTATAAAATATGCATTGCAGTCTTGTATGCTAAATTTTTAA